The Thermoleophilum album genome contains a region encoding:
- a CDS encoding alpha/beta fold hydrolase, protein MAESFAQIGPIELCFEDLGPADGEPLLLVMGLGMQLIHWQDGFCELLRERGFRVIRFDNRDAGRSSKISGGPRPNIARALVGDRRVAAYSLSDMARDAVGLLDHLEIERAHVVGASMGGMIAQLMAIEHRRRVASLCSIMSSAGRRRDLPRLRALGALLARPPRDRERFVEHMVKVFRMIGSPAYPPDPERLRELAGRAYDRGFSSAGTARQLVAILTAPARVRALRTVEAPTLVIHGSADPLVRPRAGRAVAVAVPAARYLEFAGMGHDLPEPLWPELADQIAANARRAGPRVGLSSAAA, encoded by the coding sequence GTGGCGGAGAGCTTCGCGCAGATCGGTCCGATCGAGCTCTGCTTCGAGGACCTAGGCCCCGCCGACGGCGAGCCCCTGCTGCTGGTGATGGGCCTCGGCATGCAATTGATCCACTGGCAGGACGGCTTCTGCGAGCTGTTGCGCGAGCGCGGCTTCCGCGTCATCCGTTTCGACAACCGCGACGCCGGCCGCTCCTCGAAGATCTCGGGCGGGCCGCGCCCCAACATCGCGCGGGCGCTGGTCGGTGACCGGCGCGTCGCCGCCTACTCGCTCTCCGACATGGCGCGTGACGCCGTCGGCCTCCTCGACCATCTGGAGATCGAGCGGGCGCACGTCGTCGGCGCTTCGATGGGCGGGATGATCGCTCAGCTGATGGCGATCGAGCACCGGCGACGCGTCGCCTCGCTCTGTTCGATCATGTCGAGCGCCGGCCGACGCCGCGACCTCCCGCGACTGCGCGCCCTCGGCGCCCTCTTGGCACGTCCGCCGCGCGATCGCGAGCGCTTCGTCGAGCACATGGTGAAGGTCTTCCGGATGATCGGATCGCCCGCCTATCCGCCCGATCCCGAGCGGCTGCGTGAACTCGCCGGTCGCGCGTACGACCGCGGCTTCAGCAGCGCCGGGACGGCCCGCCAGCTGGTAGCGATCCTGACCGCGCCGGCGCGCGTGCGTGCGCTGCGGACGGTCGAGGCTCCGACGCTCGTGATCCACGGCAGCGCCGACCCCTTGGTGCGGCCGCGCGCGGGCCGGGCAGTCGCCGTCGCCGTGCCGGCGGCGCGTTACCTCGAGTTCGCCGGGATGGGGCACGACCTCCCGGAGCCGCTGTGGCCCGAGCTCGCCGACCAGATCGCCGCCAACGCGCGCCGCGCCGGTCCGCGTGTGGGCCTCAGCAGCGCAGCGGCCTGA